From Panicum hallii strain FIL2 chromosome 2, PHallii_v3.1, whole genome shotgun sequence, a single genomic window includes:
- the LOC112883010 gene encoding uncharacterized protein LOC112883010 yields MMGFFQDTGGGGGGGGGGSLFQYQRLERRGDDGAAPRPRWRWLPAALNGKAASSPPCLFRAKKLRWGRITSALIPRKVAELSAKIRRAGGATEVDVCPAVVIFMSPWGLPVLSRPLLAGHRSRYHLGRDAF; encoded by the coding sequence ATGATGGGCTTCTTCCAggacaccggcggcggcggcggcggcggcggcggcggcagcctgTTCCAGTACCAGCGGCTGGAGCGCCGGGGCGACGACGGGGCCGCCCCGAGGCCCCGGTGGCGGTGGCTGCCGGCGGCGCTGAACGGTAAGGCGGCCTCGTCTCCCCCCTGCCTGTTCCGTGCCAAGAAGCTGAGGTGGGGCAGGATCACCTCGGCCCTGATCCCGAGGAAGGTGGCCGAGCTCTCCGCCAAGATCcggcgcgccggcggcgcgacggaggTCGACGTGTGCCCCGCCGTCGTCATCTTCATGTCGCCGTGGGGGCTCCCGGTGCTCTCCCGGCCGCTCCTGGCCGGCCACAGGAGCAGGTATCACCTTGGGAGGGATGCATTCTGA
- the LOC112879692 gene encoding histidine protein methyltransferase 1 homolog, with the protein MENTEAAKNTTTSAPTFASPLFSFSNPGSSSFGFGSGAPPPPPPPAVEVQLSEESPVASASLEPVVVDDSLTIYKGRVSTSDVFGVKDSDLVPGKYEGGLKLWEGSLDLVNTLNSDIKEGRLLLEGKHVLELGCGHGLPGIFAGLKGAGLIHFQDFNAEVLKCLTIPNVKVNLFKESPEGTCTSRSVGFFAGDWSEMDKLLLCGDAEQDKTTSGVTEDKTYNGYDIILMAETVYALSSLPNLYRLIKKCLRYPGGVVYMAGKKHYFGVGGGTRPFLRLIEEDGTMQTERLNDVADGSSNVREVWKFSFK; encoded by the exons ATGGAGAACACGGAGGCTGCCAAGAACACGACCACCAGCGCCCCCACCTTCgcctcccctctcttttccttctccAACCCCGGCAGCTCCTCCTTCGGCTTCGGCTCTggcgctcctccgccgcccccgccgccggccgtcgagGTCCAGCTCTCCGAG GAGTCGCCTGTTGCGTCAGCTAGCTTGGAGCCTGTGGTGGTCGATGACTCCCTGACAATCTACAAG GGGAGAGTGAGTACATCTGATGTTTTTGGGGTCAAAGACTCTGATTTGGTCCCAGGAAAATATGAAG GTGGGCTGAAGTTGTGGGAAGGTTCGTTAGACTTGGTGAATACCCTAAATTCTGATATCAAAGAAGGTAGATTGCTTCTAGAAGGCAAACATGTATTAGAG CTTGGATGTGGACATGGCCTCCCTGGCATTTTTGCAGGTCTTAAG GGTGCTGGTCTGATTCATTTTCAAGATTTCAATGCTGAGGTGCTTAAGTGCCTGACCATACCAAATGTAAAAGTCAATCTTTTCAAGGAGTCACCTGAAGGAACATGTACATCTAGGAGTGTTGGTTTCTTTGCTGGCGATTGGAGTGAAATGGATAAGCTGCTTCTTTGTGGGGATGCTGAGCAAGACAAAACAACCAGTGGTGTTACAGAAGACAAAACATATAATGGTTATGATATCATCCTGATGGCTGAGACTGTTTACGCGTTATCTTCTCTTCCAAATCTCTACAGGCTTATCAAGAAG TGCTTGCGCTACCCTGGGGGTGTGGTTTACATGGCAGGGAAGAAGCATTACTTTGGAGTGGGTGGTGGCACAAGACCGTTCCTACGCTTGATTGAAGAAGATG GCACTATGCAAACTGAGCGGCTCAATGATGTTGCTGATGGATCATCCAATGTTAGGGAGGTTTGGAAATTCTCGTTCAAATAG
- the LOC112881045 gene encoding transcription repressor OFP11-like: MEEEDAMAEESRTKQQAAACKKPVRLHRSFLRLSRALKKLHARRGHQAPSAGGSEPPPTPSSSAAASFLSGCMHHPRTHSFASARRHEHDDGRGDALAVNFRSLRIGSTTAAVVANESASSSAQDHYSSDGSRERVAPAPAAAAVTSKAVVGGAGVAVVTFSAAPYEDFRRSMREMVDDAAGGAATPAVDWDFMEELLFCYLRLNDRAVHGDILRAFTDTVAALRRRRRRRAAAKSRRARRRDAGADSSGGGDVEAAAPS; the protein is encoded by the coding sequence atggaggaggaggatgccATGGCCGAGGAGAGCCGCACCAAGCAGCAGGCTGCGGCATGCAAGAAGCCCGTGAGGCTCCACAGGTCGTTCCTGCGCCTGTCCAGAGCCCTCAAGAAGCTCCACGCCCGCCGCGGCCACCAGGCACCAAGCGCGGGCGGCTccgagccgccgccgacgccgtcgtcctccgccgccgcctcgttcCTCTCCGGGTGCATGCACCACCCCCGGACCCACTCCTTCGCCTCCGCCCGTCGCCACGAGCACGACGACGGCCGCGGGGACGCCCTCGCTGTCAACTTCCGGTCACTCCGGATCGGCAGCACGACGGCTGCCGTTGTCGCCAACGAGAGCGCCTCGTCGTCGGCGCAGGATCATTACAGCAGCGACGGCAGCAGGGAGCgcgtggcgccggcgccggcggctgcCGCAGTGACCAGCAAGGCGGTGGTCGGCGGCGCGGGCGTCGCGGTGGTGACGTTCTCCGCGGCGCCGTACGAGGACTTCCGGCGGTCCATGCGGGAGATGGTGGACGACGCCGCGGGCGGTGCCGCGACGCCGGCGGTGGACTGGGACTTCATGGAGGAGCTGCTCTTCTGCTACCTCCGCCTCAACGACCGCGCGGTGCACGGGGACATCCTCCGCGCCTTCACCGACACGGTCGCCGCgctccggcggaggaggaggcgcagggcggcggcgaaAAGCAGGCGGGCGCGCCGGCGGGACGCTGGAGCGGACAGCAGCGGTGGCGGCGACGTGGAGGCCGCGGCGCCGTCGTGA